In the genome of Cystobacter ferrugineus, one region contains:
- the iscU gene encoding Fe-S cluster assembly scaffold IscU, with the protein MAYSDKVIDHYENPRNVGTLDKADPNVGTGLVGAPACGDVMRLQLKISDDGIIEDARFKTFGCGSAIASSSLVSEWVKGKTVDEALTISNKDVARELALPPVKIHCSVLAEDAIKAAIDDFKKKREARRQQQSA; encoded by the coding sequence ATGGCCTACAGCGACAAAGTCATCGACCACTACGAGAACCCCCGCAACGTCGGCACGCTCGACAAGGCGGACCCCAACGTCGGCACCGGCCTGGTGGGGGCTCCCGCGTGCGGCGACGTGATGCGCCTGCAGCTGAAGATCAGCGATGACGGCATCATCGAGGACGCCCGCTTCAAGACGTTCGGGTGTGGCTCGGCCATCGCCTCCAGCTCGCTGGTGAGCGAGTGGGTGAAGGGCAAGACGGTGGACGAGGCGCTGACCATCTCCAACAAGGACGTGGCGCGCGAGCTGGCGCTGCCGCCGGTGAAGATCCACTGCTCGGTGCTGGCCGAGGACGCCATCAAGGCGGCCATCGACGACTTCAAGAAGAAGCGCGAGGCGCGCCGGCAGCAGCAGTCGGCCTGA
- a CDS encoding HesB/IscA family protein, producing the protein MNEQATEQTGQKTAPVTPAAKPARGITLHDSAVEQLRKLLAERQTPDAGLRIAVRGGGCSGLAYVMEWAEKPREKDKIFEREGVRVFVDPKSYLYLIGTEIVYESTLMASGFKLNNPNVKGACGCGESFSV; encoded by the coding sequence ATGAACGAGCAGGCGACAGAGCAGACGGGCCAGAAGACGGCGCCTGTGACCCCGGCCGCCAAACCGGCGCGGGGCATCACGCTGCATGACAGCGCGGTGGAGCAGTTGCGCAAGTTGCTCGCGGAGCGGCAGACGCCCGACGCGGGGCTGCGCATCGCGGTGCGTGGCGGCGGGTGCTCGGGGCTGGCGTACGTGATGGAGTGGGCGGAGAAGCCGCGCGAGAAGGACAAGATCTTCGAGCGCGAGGGCGTGCGGGTCTTCGTGGACCCCAAGAGCTACCTGTACCTCATCGGCACGGAGATCGTGTACGAGTCCACGCTGATGGCCTCCGGGTTCAAGCTCAACAACCCGAACGTGAAGGGCGCGTGTGGTTGCGGAGAGAGCTTCTCCGTCTGA
- the hscB gene encoding Fe-S protein assembly co-chaperone HscB: MKCWNCDKETEGSPFCGACGKIAGRIAGTTHFAVFGLPPSPDVELAALERQYRELSLRLHPDRFAQAEARERRLSLEQTTALNEAYKTLKDATRRAFYLLSLHGVDLDREDSAAQKNMPLEFLEEVMELREALDGAMEARDEARVQAMARDVETRRSAALQEAVEALRVLEKGPPDESVLKKASHALGRVRYFTRFLEQVDAFEEEMLA; this comes from the coding sequence GTGAAGTGCTGGAACTGTGACAAGGAGACGGAGGGCAGCCCGTTCTGCGGCGCCTGCGGGAAGATCGCGGGCCGGATCGCCGGCACCACCCACTTCGCCGTCTTCGGCCTGCCGCCGAGCCCGGACGTGGAGCTGGCCGCCCTGGAGCGGCAATACCGGGAGCTGTCCCTGCGGCTGCACCCGGACCGCTTCGCCCAGGCCGAGGCGCGCGAGCGCCGGCTGTCGCTGGAGCAGACCACCGCGCTCAACGAGGCCTACAAGACGCTCAAGGACGCCACCCGCCGCGCCTTCTACCTGCTCTCGCTCCACGGGGTGGACCTGGACCGCGAGGACTCCGCCGCCCAGAAGAACATGCCCCTCGAGTTCCTCGAGGAGGTGATGGAACTGCGCGAGGCGCTCGACGGGGCCATGGAGGCCAGGGACGAGGCGCGCGTCCAGGCGATGGCCCGGGACGTGGAGACGAGGCGCTCGGCGGCCCTCCAGGAGGCGGTGGAGGCGTTGCGCGTGCTGGAGAAGGGCCCCCCGGACGAGTCGGTACTCAAAAAGGCGTCGCACGCCCTGGGACGGGTGCGGTACTTCACGCGCTTCCTCGAGCAGGTGGACGCGTTCGAGGAGGAGATGCTGGCGTGA